The Tubulanus polymorphus chromosome 1, tnTubPoly1.2, whole genome shotgun sequence genome contains a region encoding:
- the LOC141915132 gene encoding N-acylethanolamine-hydrolyzing acid amidase-like isoform X2, protein MAAPWMRTLLAISLFVNIFSITSCFQRTSKHYTVDLDAPASERWNRVVDDFRDEVYLAAKVLKFGCTSIVAQSGSGQIWHGRNLDYGSNPMERQILSNITIQVDFQRNGTTLYSGSSYAGYVGLPNGQRHKAFTVSMDERDDGNIIENLYMLLDGAIPIPMLIRQVLGRPLNYRQALKNLANTRVSAAAYLIVGGIQTEEGAVITRDRKNAVDIWEIDLKSNRWFVLETNYDHWKPPPASDDRRTPGNKAMNAAGAKGFDGSSMFKVLSTPPVLNNETTFTAIMSAVDPNAFHTYVR, encoded by the exons ATGGCAGCTCCCTGGATGCGGACGCTTTTAGCAATCAGTCTTTTCGTAAATATTTTCTCGATTACCAGTTGCTTTCAACGAACATCGAAACACTACACCGTAGATCTTGATGCGCCTGCATCTGAACGTTGGAACAGAGTAGTTGATGACTTTCGCGATGAAGTTTACCTGGCTGCAAAAGTATTGAA ATTCGGGTGCACCAGTATTGTTGCTCAGTCGGGTTCTGGCCAGATCTGGCATGGACGAAATTTGGACTATGGTTCCAACCCGATGGAAAGACAAATATTGAGTAACATCACTATACAAGTGGACTTCCAGAGAAATGGAACG ACTCTATACAGTGGTTCTTCGTATGCGGGCTATGTTGGTTTGCCAAATGGCCAGAGGCACAAAGCATTTACAGTTTCAATGGATGAAAGAG atgatggaaatATAATAGAAAACCTGTACATGCTACTAGATGGTGCGATTCCAATTCCTATGCTCATACGACAG GTATTGGGCCGCCCTTTGAATTATCGACAAGCATTAAAAAACCTAGCAAACACTAGAGTTTCTGCTGCGGCTTATCTGATAGTTGGTGGAATTCAAACTGAAGAAGGCGCTGTAATCACGCGTGATCGTAAAAATGCTGTCGATATATGGGAAATTGATCTGAAAAGCAATAG ATGGTTTGTCCTCGAAACGAATTATGACCACTGGAAACCGCCCCCGGCTAGTGATGACAGACG AACCCCTGGAAATAAGGCTATGAATGCTGCCGGCGCAAAAGGTTTTGACGGATCATCCATGTTTAAAGTACTTTCTACTCCACCTGTATTGAACAA tGAAACAACCTTCACAGCGATAATGAGTGCCGTGGACCCAAATGCTTTTCATACTTATGTCAGATAG
- the LOC141915036 gene encoding N-acylethanolamine-hydrolyzing acid amidase-like: protein MLMVNLLYSLRTYGCTSIVAQSSTGQIWHGRNLDYGESSYEKQLLTKLAIQVHFRKNGQILYTGNTYAGIVGLPNGQRHGAFAISLNERAQGDAMENLRMLVWRAIPVPMLIRQVLDSPLNYRQAIEKLLTTTIPAPAYLTVSGIQPGEGAVITRDRRNPVDVWQIDTTRNRTPGNKAMNAIGPQGFNGTSMLQVLSTAPLLNPLTTFTAIMSAVDPKAYHSVVLQP from the exons ATGTTGATGGTTAACCTACTTTATAGTTTAAGAAC ATATGGGTGTACAAGCATCGTTGCTCAGTCTAGTACAGGACAGATCTGGCATGGACGCAATCTAGACTATGGAGAGAGTTCGTACGAAAAGCAACTACTTACTAAACTGGCGATTCAAGTACACTTCCGAAAAAATGGACAG ATACTGTATACTGGCAATACGTATGCTGGCATCGTCGGTTTACCAAATGGCCAAAGGCACGGGGCGTTTGCTATTTCACTGAACGAAAGAG ctCAAGGAGATGCGATGGAGAATCTCAGAATGTTAGTGTGGCGTGCAATTCCAGTTCCCATGCTCATTCGACAG GTATTGGACAGTCCTTTAAATTATCGGCAGGCAATCGAAAAGTTATTAACGACTACTATACCCGCTCCGGCGTATTTAACAGTTAGTGGAATTCAACCCGGAGAAGGCGCTGTAATCACGCGCGATCGACGAAATCCTGTCGATGTCTGGCAAATTGATACGACGAGAAACAG aACCCCTGGAAACAAGGCGATGAATGCTATCGGTCCTCAAGGTTTCAATGGGACGTCCATGCTTCAAGTCCTTTCTACTGCACCTCTGCTGAACCC ccTCACAACCTTTACGGCAATTATGAGTGCTGTGGACCCAAAAGCCTATCATTCGGTCGTTCTCCAGCCATag
- the LOC141914800 gene encoding N-acylethanolamine-hydrolyzing acid amidase-like, with the protein MAGPWILRVFAIHISLHVFGGIVSCYERKVPTYTVDLDAPASDRWNEVVDDFQREIGMIAKAVREFVPVQWHSAFNQLTTKDFFPRPFGEELKGIAERAQVPHVDMLMVNLLYTLRAYGCTSIVAQSSTGKIWHGRNLDYGVSTYEKELITKLAIQVNFRKNGKIVYTGTSYAGYVGLPNGQRHGAFSISLNERAQGDVMENILMLRERAIPVPMLIRQVLSSPLNYRQALKTLSTTRISAPAYLTVGGILPGEGAVITRNHRKAVNVWELDMTINRWFVLETNYDHWKPPPLYDDRRTPGNKAMNDIGQKGFNGTSMLQVLSTAPILNPLTTFTAIMSAVDPIEYYTVVLQP; encoded by the exons ATGGCCGGACCTTGGATTCTTAGAGTTTTCgctattcatatttcattacacGTTTTCGGCGGTATCGTCAGTTGTTATGAAAGAAAAGTGCCTACGTACACTGTGGATCTTGATGCCCCTGCATCTGATCGTTGGAACGAAGTAGTGGATGACTTTCAACGCGAAATCGGGATGATTGCAAAAGCAGTTAG AGAATTCGTTCCAGTCCAATGGCATTCAGCTTTTAACCAATTAACCACGAAGGATTTCTTTCCCAGACCGTTTGGTGAAGAACTAAAAG GTATAGCGGAGCGAGCTCAAGTCCCCCATGTAGATATGTTAATGGTTAACTTACTTTATACTTTAAGAGC ATATGGTTGTACAAGTATCGTTGCACAGTCTAGTACAGGAAAGATCTGGCATGGACGAAATTTGGACTATGGGGTCAGCAcatatgaaaaagaattgattactAAACTGGCGATTCAAGTGAACTTTCGCAAAAATGGAAAG ATAGTGTATACTGGTACTTCTTATGCTGGATACGTCGGTTTACCAAATGGTCAAAGGCACGGGGCGTTTTCGATATCATTGAACGAAAGGG CGCAAGGCGACGTGATGGAAAATATCCTTATGTTAAGGGAGCGAGCAATCCCAGTTCCTATGCTTATACGACAG GTATTAAGCAGTCCCTTGAATTATCGGCAGGCACTAAAAACGTTGTCAACAACTAGAATTTCTGCTCCAGCCTATTTGACAGTGGGTGGAATTCTACCTGGAGAAGGCGCTGTAATCACGCGTAATCACAGGAAGGCTGTTAATGTCTGGGAACTTGATATGACGATAAACAG ATGGTTTGTCCTGGAAACAAATTATGATCACTGGAAACCACCACCCTTGTATGACGACAGGAG AACCCCTGGAAATAAGGCAATGAATGATATTGGACAAAAAGGTTTCAACGGGACGTCCATGCTTCAAGTCCTTTCTACTGCACCAATACTGAACCC TCTAACAACATTTACGGCGATAATGAGTGCTGTTGATCCCATAGAATATTATACAGTCGTACTTCAGCCATAG
- the LOC141915132 gene encoding N-acylethanolamine-hydrolyzing acid amidase-like isoform X1 has protein sequence MAAPWMRTLLAISLFVNIFSITSCFQRTSKHYTVDLDAPASERWNRVVDDFRDEVYLAAKVLKDHVPGKLLPIFEKVAASVEHILPSPFGEEIKGIAARANIPIGELVILNLVYSLTAFGCTSIVAQSGSGQIWHGRNLDYGSNPMERQILSNITIQVDFQRNGTTLYSGSSYAGYVGLPNGQRHKAFTVSMDERDDGNIIENLYMLLDGAIPIPMLIRQVLGRPLNYRQALKNLANTRVSAAAYLIVGGIQTEEGAVITRDRKNAVDIWEIDLKSNRWFVLETNYDHWKPPPASDDRRTPGNKAMNAAGAKGFDGSSMFKVLSTPPVLNNETTFTAIMSAVDPNAFHTYVR, from the exons ATGGCAGCTCCCTGGATGCGGACGCTTTTAGCAATCAGTCTTTTCGTAAATATTTTCTCGATTACCAGTTGCTTTCAACGAACATCGAAACACTACACCGTAGATCTTGATGCGCCTGCATCTGAACGTTGGAACAGAGTAGTTGATGACTTTCGCGATGAAGTTTACCTGGCTGCAAAAGTATTGAA AGATCATGTACCAGGGAAATTACTTCCGATTTTTGAAAAGGTAGCAGCGTCAGTAGAACACATCCTACCTAGTCCATTTGGtgaagaaattaaag GTATTGCAGCCAGGGCTAATATTCCTATTGGTGAATTAGTAATTTTAAACTTGGTCTATAGTCTCACTGC ATTCGGGTGCACCAGTATTGTTGCTCAGTCGGGTTCTGGCCAGATCTGGCATGGACGAAATTTGGACTATGGTTCCAACCCGATGGAAAGACAAATATTGAGTAACATCACTATACAAGTGGACTTCCAGAGAAATGGAACG ACTCTATACAGTGGTTCTTCGTATGCGGGCTATGTTGGTTTGCCAAATGGCCAGAGGCACAAAGCATTTACAGTTTCAATGGATGAAAGAG atgatggaaatATAATAGAAAACCTGTACATGCTACTAGATGGTGCGATTCCAATTCCTATGCTCATACGACAG GTATTGGGCCGCCCTTTGAATTATCGACAAGCATTAAAAAACCTAGCAAACACTAGAGTTTCTGCTGCGGCTTATCTGATAGTTGGTGGAATTCAAACTGAAGAAGGCGCTGTAATCACGCGTGATCGTAAAAATGCTGTCGATATATGGGAAATTGATCTGAAAAGCAATAG ATGGTTTGTCCTCGAAACGAATTATGACCACTGGAAACCGCCCCCGGCTAGTGATGACAGACG AACCCCTGGAAATAAGGCTATGAATGCTGCCGGCGCAAAAGGTTTTGACGGATCATCCATGTTTAAAGTACTTTCTACTCCACCTGTATTGAACAA tGAAACAACCTTCACAGCGATAATGAGTGCCGTGGACCCAAATGCTTTTCATACTTATGTCAGATAG